A region of Propionispora hippei DSM 15287 DNA encodes the following proteins:
- a CDS encoding RNA recognition motif domain-containing protein has translation MSKTLYVGNLPWQTTENDLADVFRQHGTVISSRIVTDRDTGRARGFGFVEVDDADAEKMVAAMNDTEVGGRRVVVNEARQR, from the coding sequence ATGTCGAAAACTCTTTATGTCGGAAACTTACCTTGGCAAACAACTGAGAATGACCTTGCGGATGTCTTCCGGCAGCATGGCACGGTCATATCCAGTAGAATTGTTACTGACAGAGACACAGGGAGGGCAAGGGGATTTGGCTTTGTTGAAGTGGACGATGCGGATGCTGAAAAAATGGTAGCGGCAATGAATGATACTGAAGTAGGCGGACGACGCGTTGTAGTGAATGAAGCCAGGCAGCGATAG